A single window of Triplophysa rosa linkage group LG20, Trosa_1v2, whole genome shotgun sequence DNA harbors:
- the LOC130571669 gene encoding opsin-5-like — translation MSVKHANIPWRNNNFSLMSSDQPLSDQGETIIGFYLLILGWLSWFGNSIVIFVLFKQRSSLQPTDYLTLNLAISDASISVFGYSRGILEIFNVFKDNGYLITSVWTCQVHERFSPSVHTNTRDADEKLYLPL, via the exons ATGTCTGTGAAGCACGCGAACATCCCCTGGAGAAACAACAACTTCAGTCTGATGAGCAGCGATCAGCCTCTGTCCGATCAGGGCGAGACCATCATCGGCTTTTATCTGCTGATTCTGG GCTGGTTGTCGTGGTTCGGGAACAGTATCGTGATCTTCGTCCTCTTCAAACAGAGATCATCTCTGCAGCCCACAGACTATCTGACTCTCAATCTGGCCATATCTGACGCCAGCATCTCTGTGTTTGGATATTCCAGAGGAATCCTGGAgatctttaatgtttttaagGACAATGGATACCTCATCACATCAGTGTGGACGTGTCAGGTGCATGAACGTTTCAGTCCGtctgtacacacaaacacacgtgacGCTGATGAGAAATTATACCTGCCATTGTAA
- the rpl37a gene encoding 60S ribosomal protein L37a: MAKRTKKVGIVGKYGTRYGASLRKMVKKIEISQHSKYTCSFCGKTKMKRQAVGIWHCGSCMKTVAGGAWMYNTTSAVTVKSAIKRLRELKDQ; the protein is encoded by the exons ATG GCTAAGCGCACCAAGAAGGTGGGAATCGTGGGGAAGTACGGCACCCGTTACGGTGCGTCCCTCAGGAAAATGGTGAAGAAAATTGAGATCAGTCAGCATTCCAAATACACCTGCTCCTTCTGTGGAAAG ACTAAGATGAAGAGACAGGCAGTTGGTATCTGGCATTGTGGATCCTGCATGAAAACTGTTGCTGGAGGTGCCTGGATGTACAA cacAACATCAGCCGTTACAGTGAAATCTGCCATCAAGAGACTGCGGGAGCTGAAGGATCAGTGA
- the LOC130571046 gene encoding eukaryotic initiation factor 4A-III yields the protein MRDTRGVLPFGLQTRSNALSYFDSRFVLNLTAIMAAAPVPVRKRIMKEEDMTKIEFETSEEVDVTPTFDTMGLREDLLRGIYAYGFEKPSAIQQRAIKQIIKGRDVIAQSQSGTGKTATYCISVLQCLDIQVRETQALILAPTRELAGQIQKVLLALGDYMNVQCHSCIGGTNVGEDIRKLDYGQHVVAGTPGRVFDMIRRRSLRTRAIKMLVLDEADEMLNKGFKEQIYDVYRYLPPATQVCLISATLPHEILEMTNKFMTDPIRILVKRDELTLEGIKQFFVAVEREEWKFDTLCDLYDTLTITQAVIFCNTKRKVDWLTEKMREANFTVSSMHGDMPQKERESIMKEFRSGASRVLISTDVWARGLDVPQVSLIINYDLPNNRELYIHRIGRSGRYGRKGVAINFVKNDDIRILRDIEQYYSTQIDEMPMNVADLI from the exons ATGCGCGACACACGCGGCGTTCTTCCGTTCGGCCTTCAGACGCGTTCGAACGCGCTTTCATATTTCGACTCGCGCTTTGTATTAAATCTGACCGCAATAATGGCCGCAGCCCCCGTTCCCGTGAGGAAAAGGATCATGAAGGAGGAAGACATGACCAAGATCGAGTTTGAGACGAGTGAAGAAGTCGATGTGACGCCGACGTTTGACACGATGGGCCTGAGGGAAGATTTACTGCGCGGGATCTACGCATACG GTTTTGAGAAGCCATCAGCCATTCAGCAGCGAGCCATTAAACAGATCATAAAGGGAAGAGACGTCATTGCCCA GTCACAGTCCGGCACTGGTAAAAcagccacatactgtatatcggtTCTGCAGTGTTTGGACATCCAG GTTCGAGAGACTCAGGCTCTGATTTTGGCTCCAACTCGAGAGTTAGCAGGACAGATTCAGAAG gtgCTGCTGGCGTTGGGTGACTACATGAACGTTCAGTGTCACTCATGTATCGGAGGCACAAATGTGGGGGAAGACATCAGAAAGCTGGACTACGGTCAGCATGTGGTGGCCGGGACTCCTGGAAGAGTGTTTG ACATGATCCGCAGGAGGAGTCTGAGAACACGGGCCATTAAGATGCTGGTTCTGGATGAGGCAGATGAAATGCTTAACAAAG GTTTTAAGGAGCAGATTTATGACGTGTACAGGTATCTTCCTCCGGCcactcaggtgtgtttgatcagTGCCACGCTGCCCCATGAGATTCTAGAAATGACCAACAAGTTCATGACAGACCCCATCCGTATCCTGGTCAAACG TGATGAGTTGACTCTGGAGGGGATCAAGCAGTTTTTCGTGGCTGTTGAGCGAGAGGAGTGGAAGTTTGACACGTTGTGTGACCTGTACGACACGCTGACTATCACACAAGCCGTCATTTTCTGTAACACCAAACGCAAG gtggactggctgacagagaagatgaGAGAAGCAAACTTCACTGTGTCATCTATGCATGGAGACATgccacagaaagagagagagtctaTCATGAAGGAGTTCAGATCTGGAGCCAG tcgaGTGTTGATCTCCACAGATGTTTGGGCCAGAGGTCTGGATGTTCCTCAGGTTTCTCTCATCATCAACTATGATCTGCCCAACAACAGAGAGCTGTACATTCACag GATTGGTCGATCGGGGCGTTACGGCAGGAAGGGTGTGGCCATCAACTTTGTGAAGAATGATGACATTCGTATCCTGCGTGATATCGAGCAGTACTACTCCACACAGATCGATGAAATGCCCATGAACG Ttgctgatctgatctga